In the genome of Sciurus carolinensis chromosome 3, mSciCar1.2, whole genome shotgun sequence, one region contains:
- the Ctc1 gene encoding CST complex subunit CTC1 isoform X1 yields MVALSMKTVLKVPEEQAWLEAAQTFIQESLCPTDKEPNVQFTQSVIDCVKTVWLSQGKYQGFTLPLSYSFVSVQNLRTHQRLPCCSHLSWSSSAYQTWAQKARPNGVPLPRERLLLVGTLTDLSGDLEQGSRNGSLYVKDNTGMLSCELIDLDLSWLGHLFLFPSWSYLPPARWNSSGEGHLELWEAPVPVFPLTVSPGPLTPLPVLYPEIASRLLRHRSKFRVEQHNLAGKLIQLSALVKSKKKAYFILSLGELSPTVSQAISHVSIIVQIPAQLVWHRALCPGKAYVLTQLRVSRIRGHHYCVWMTSPFSHLMLLEPECVQELELEGPFLETDSKSLPTSSNFQDKKEPKGLMRDSRLLHYTGIVTGVLNEPAGLYELDGQLGLCLAYQQFHDLRRVMRPGVCLELQDVHLLQSVGGGTTRPVLASCLRGAILLRGFSCQKPGTQSSLQTHGASLYEQLVWERQLGLPLYLWAVKVLEELACKLCPHLLRHQQFLQHSSPGNPSLGLQLLAPTLDALALPSRSIRNAHKEILEEPHHCPLQKYAQLQTPCSFPTLATLAEEGRHRAWASFDPKELLPLPEAAHLPCCQLNHRLAWSWICLPPAAFHPPQALVGVLVASSHKGCLQLRDRSGSLSCLLLAKHSQPLTDPQLIGCLVRTEKFQLVVERDVRSNFPSWKELGMTGFIQKQQARVYAQFFLADALILPVPRSFHHSSAPPQTEPTCLGQSRLFLLSHKEALMKRNFCTSLGTTSEVPKPTLSFHVSGCWLGGTQKKERIGWGPPEPLTVENKDQKVLLIFLGSSVRWFEFLHPGQVYRLVAPGPATPKLFEVEGSSCTSQRPLELAGCVSCLTVQDEWTLELESAQDLPDMLGIHKALSGSLLTDLLGANVFLLPSSVTDSLVSFSAEILSRTVCESLKPVCQMKPGNTEVRRCVKLTVAIGTADSEFLPRLDIYIEDPHLPPPLGLLPGARVHFNQLEKRISRSHNVYCCFRSSTYVQVLSFPPETTVSAPLPHIYLAELQQGNWGPFQATASCHVISVVSLQLLWVCAHCTSVCPQGRCIRQGPACSTQTSISQASIRLLVEDGTAEAMVTCRNYHVAAALGLCPNEWTSLLEFIRKPGRVVLKFTGPGAQLESSAKIEEPLILYLHTLCTSPSVLRPVVLSFELERKPSNITPLEPPRLQRFQCGEFPLLTRVNPRLQLACLCIQESSEHPNSQGAFTSSC; encoded by the exons ATGGTGGCCCTGTCGATGAAAACAGTGTTGAAGGTTCCAGAg GAGCAAGCCTGGCTTGAAGCTGCCCAGACCTTCATCCAAGAGAGCCTTTGTCCAACTGACAAGGAACCTAATGTCCAATTCACTCAGTCAGTGATTGATTGTGTGAAGACTGTCTGGTTGTCCCAGGGGAAGTACCAAGGTTTTACACTGCCCCTCAGCTACAG CTTTGTCTCAGTACAGAACCTCAGGACCCACCAACGTCTCCCATGCTGCAGCCATCTGTCCTGGAGCAGCAGTGCATACCAGACATGGGCCCAAAAGGCTAGGCCAAATGGGGTCCCTCTTCCCCGGGAGCGACTGTTACTTGTAGGAACACTAACAGACCTATCAGGTGACTTGGAACAAGGGAGCAGGAATGGAAGCCTCTATGTGAAAGATAACACTGGTATGCTGAGCTGTGAG CTCATAGACTTGGACCTTTCTTGGTTGGGCCATCTCTTCCTGTTCCCCAGTTGGAGTTATCTCCCTCCTGCCAGGTGGAATTCCTCAGGGGAAGGGCACTTGGAGCTCTGGGAAGCCCCTGTACCAGTATTTCCTTTGACTGTCAGTCCTGGCCCTCTCACACCTCTCCCTGTCTTGTACCCAGAGATTGCATCCCGCCTGCTCAGACATAG AAGCAAGTTCAGAGTTGAGCAGCACAATCTGGCCGGGAAGCTGATTCAATTGAGTGCTCTggtgaaaagtaaaaagaaagcatACTTTATCCTCTCTCTTGGTGAATTATCCCCAACTGTCAGCCAAGCCATCAGCCATGTGTCCATCATTGTGCAG ATCCCTGCCCAGCTGGTGTGGCACCGGGCTCTTTGCCCTGGTAAGGCCTATGTGCTGACACAACTGCGAGTATCCAGGATCCGTGGTCACCATTACTGTGTTTGGATGACCAGTCCCTTCTCCCATCTGATGCTGCTGGAACCAGAATGTGTGCAAGAGCTGGAGCTGGAAGGACCCTTCTTGGAGACTGACTCCAAATCACTTCCCACATCCAGCAACTTCCAGGACAAGAAGGAACCAAAAGGTCTTATGCGGGATTCTAGACTCTTACACTATACG GGAATAGTCACTGGTGTGTTGAATGAGCCTGCTGGCCTCTATGAGTTGGATGGGCAGCTGGGCCTCTGCCTTGCATACCAGCAGTTTCACGACCTCAGGCGGGTGATGCGACCAGGGGTCTGCCTGGAG cTCCAGGATGTTCACCTCCTCCAGTCAGTGGGTGGAGGGACAACAAGACCAGTGCTAGCATCCTGCCTCCGTGGAGCTATCCTGCTTCGGGGCTTTTCTTGTCAGAAGCCTGGGACTCAGTCATCCCTCCAAACTCATGGGGCCTCCTTGTATGAGCAGTTGGTGTGGGAACGGCAGTTAGGTCTTCCTCTCTACCTGTGGGCTGTCAAGGTCCTGGAAGAGCTGGCCTGCAA GCTATGTCCCCACCTGTTGAGACACCAGCAGTTCCTGCAGCATTCTTCTCCTGGAAACCCTAGTCTGGGATTGCAACTCTTGGCTCCCACCCTGGATGCTCTAGCCCTGCCCAGCAGATCCATTCGGAATGCACACAAGGAGATCCTTGAAGAGCCACATCACTGTCCCCTACAGAAA TATGCTCAGCTGCAGACTCCCTGCTCTTTCCCAACTCTGGCCACTCTGGCAGAGGAAGGACGGCATAGGGCTTGGGCCTCCTTTGACCCAAAGGAACTTCTGCCTCTCCCAGAGGCTGCCCACCTGCCCTGCTGCCAACTTAATCACCGCCTGGCCTGGTCCTGGATCTGTCTGCCTCCTGCTGCCTTCCACCCACCCCAG GCTTTAGTTGGGGTTCTGGTGGCTTCATCTCACAAAGGTTGTTTGCAGCTTCGGGACCGAAGTGGTTCCCTCTCCTGCCTGCTCCTGGCCAAGCACTCACAACCCCTCACTGATCCTCAGCTTATAG GTTGCCTAGTACGGACAGAGAAGTTCCAGTTGGTGGTAGAGAGGGACGTCAGAAGCAACTTCCCTTCCTGGAAGGAGCTAGGCATGACTGGTTTCATCCAGAAACAGCAAGCCAG AGTCTACGCCCAGTTCTTTCTGGCAGATGCCCTGATTCTGCCTGTGCCCAGATCCTTCCAtcattcctcagcaccacctcAGACAGAGCCTACCTGCTTAGGACAGAGCCGACTATTCTTGCTGTCCCACAAAGAGGCCCTCATGAAGCGGAATTTTTGTACCTCCTTGGGAACCACTTCAGAGGTGCCCAAGCCCACCCTCAGTTTCCATGTATCAGGTTGCTGGCTTGGGGGCACCCAGAAAAAGGAGAGGATTGGATGGGGCCCGCCTGAGCCCCTCACAGTTGAGAACAAGGATCAGAAG GTTCTCCTCATCTTCCTTGGCTCTTCAGTCCGCTGGTTTGAGTTTTTGCACCCAGGGCAGGTTTACCGACTTGTGGCTCCTGGCCCTGCT ACACCAAAATTGTTCGAGGTGGAGGGGTCATCCTGTACATCTCAACGTCCTCTGGAGTTGGCTGGCTGTGTGTCCTGCCTCACTGTTCAAGATGAGTGGACCCTGGAGCTTGAGAGCGCTCAAGACTTACCTGATATGCTGGGAATACACAAAGCATTGTCTGGATCCTTGTTGACTGACTTACTTGGTGCCAA TgtatttcttttaccttccagCGTCACTGATTCCTTGGTGTCTTTCTCAGCTGAGATTTTGTCACGGACAGTGTGTGAGTCACTTAAGCCCGTTTGTCAGATGAAGCCTG GGAACACTGAGGTAAGAAGGTGTGTGAAGCTAACTGTAGCTATAGGGACTGCTGACTCTGAATTCCTCCCTCGCCTGGACATATATATTGAAGACCCACACTTGCCTCCCCCACTAGGACTTCTTCCAGGAGCTCGAGTTCACTTTAACCAACTGGAAAAAAGAATTTCCAG GTCTCACAATGTTTATTGTTGCTTTCGGTCATCTACTTATGTGCAGGTCCTGAGTTTTCCTCCGGAGACCACAGTCAG TGCTCCACTGCCTCACATCTACCTGGCTGAACTTCAGCAGGGTAACTGGGGCCCATTCCAAGCCACTGCATCTTGCCATGTCATTTCCGTTGTCAGCCTTCAGCTCCTGTGGGTGTGTGCACATTGTACCAGTGTCTGCCCCCAG GGAAGGTGTATTCGTCAGGGTCCCGCTTGCTCCACTCAGACTTCTATAAGCCAAGCCAGCATCAG ACTTCTGGTAGAGGATGGGACTGCTGAGGCGATGGTGACCTGTAGGAATTATCATGTGGCAGCAGCACTAGGGCTATGTCCTAATGAGTGGACCTCCCTCCTAGAGTTTATCCGAAAGCCAGGGAGAGTAGTCTTGAAATTTACAGGACCTGGAGCGCAACTAGAG TCTTCAGCCAAGATTGAGGAACCCTTGATTCTCTACCTCCACACACTTTGTACCAGCCCTTCTGTCCTCCGCCCTGTTGTGCTTTCTTTTGAGCTTGAGAGGAAACCCTCTAATATTACTCCATTAG AACCTCCTCGGCTACAGCGGTTCCAGTGTGGAGAGTTCCCTCTCCTGACTAGGGTGAATCCCAGGCTCCAACTGGCCTGTCTTTGTATCCAGGAGTCATCAGAGCACCCCAACTCTCAGGGGGCCTTCACTTCTTCATGTTAA
- the Ctc1 gene encoding CST complex subunit CTC1 isoform X5: protein MVALSMKTVLKVPEEQAWLEAAQTFIQESLCPTDKEPNVQFTQSVIDCVKTVWLSQGKYQGFTLPLSYSFVSVQNLRTHQRLPCCSHLSWSSSAYQTWAQKARPNGVPLPRERLLLVGTLTDLSGDLEQGSRNGSLYVKDNTGMLSCELIDLDLSWLGHLFLFPSWSYLPPARWNSSGEGHLELWEAPVPVFPLTVSPGPLTPLPVLYPEIASRLLRHRSKFRVEQHNLAGKLIQLSALVKSKKKAYFILSLGELSPTVSQAISHVSIIVQIPAQLVWHRALCPGKAYVLTQLRVSRIRGHHYCVWMTSPFSHLMLLEPECVQELELEGPFLETDSKSLPTSSNFQDKKEPKGLMRDSRLLHYTGIVTGVLNEPAGLYELDGQLGLCLAYQQFHDLRRVMRPGVCLELQDVHLLQSVGGGTTRPVLASCLRGAILLRGFSCQKPGTQSSLQTHGASLYEQLVWERQLGLPLYLWAVKVLEELACKLCPHLLRHQQFLQHSSPGNPSLGLQLLAPTLDALALPSRSIRNAHKEILEEPHHCPLQKYAQLQTPCSFPTLATLAEEGRHRAWASFDPKELLPLPEAAHLPCCQLNHRLAWSWICLPPAAFHPPQALVGVLVASSHKGCLQLRDRSGSLSCLLLAKHSQPLTDPQLIGCLVRTEKFQLVVERDVRSNFPSWKELGMTGFIQKQQARVYAQFFLADALILPVPRSFHHSSAPPQTEPTCLGQSRLFLLSHKEALMKRNFCTSLGTTSEVPKPTLSFHVSGCWLGGTQKKERIGWGPPEPLTVENKDQKVLLIFLGSSVRWFEFLHPGQVYRLVAPGPATPKLFEVEGSSCTSQRPLELAGCVSCLTVQDEWTLELESAQDLPDMLGIHKALSGSLLTDLLGANVFLLPSSVTDSLVSFSAEILSRTVWNTEVRRCVKLTVAIGTADSEFLPRLDIYIEDPHLPPPLGLLPGARVHFNQLEKRISRSHNVYCCFRSSTYVQVLSFPPETTVSAPLPHIYLAELQQGNWGPFQATASCHVISVVSLQLLWVCAHCTSVCPQGRCIRQGPACSTQTSISQASIRLLVEDGTAEAMVTCRNYHVAAALGLCPNEWTSLLEFIRKPGRVVLKFTGPGAQLESSAKIEEPLILYLHTLCTSPSVLRPVVLSFELERKPSNITPLEPPRLQRFQCGEFPLLTRVNPRLQLACLCIQESSEHPNSQGAFTSSC from the exons ATGGTGGCCCTGTCGATGAAAACAGTGTTGAAGGTTCCAGAg GAGCAAGCCTGGCTTGAAGCTGCCCAGACCTTCATCCAAGAGAGCCTTTGTCCAACTGACAAGGAACCTAATGTCCAATTCACTCAGTCAGTGATTGATTGTGTGAAGACTGTCTGGTTGTCCCAGGGGAAGTACCAAGGTTTTACACTGCCCCTCAGCTACAG CTTTGTCTCAGTACAGAACCTCAGGACCCACCAACGTCTCCCATGCTGCAGCCATCTGTCCTGGAGCAGCAGTGCATACCAGACATGGGCCCAAAAGGCTAGGCCAAATGGGGTCCCTCTTCCCCGGGAGCGACTGTTACTTGTAGGAACACTAACAGACCTATCAGGTGACTTGGAACAAGGGAGCAGGAATGGAAGCCTCTATGTGAAAGATAACACTGGTATGCTGAGCTGTGAG CTCATAGACTTGGACCTTTCTTGGTTGGGCCATCTCTTCCTGTTCCCCAGTTGGAGTTATCTCCCTCCTGCCAGGTGGAATTCCTCAGGGGAAGGGCACTTGGAGCTCTGGGAAGCCCCTGTACCAGTATTTCCTTTGACTGTCAGTCCTGGCCCTCTCACACCTCTCCCTGTCTTGTACCCAGAGATTGCATCCCGCCTGCTCAGACATAG AAGCAAGTTCAGAGTTGAGCAGCACAATCTGGCCGGGAAGCTGATTCAATTGAGTGCTCTggtgaaaagtaaaaagaaagcatACTTTATCCTCTCTCTTGGTGAATTATCCCCAACTGTCAGCCAAGCCATCAGCCATGTGTCCATCATTGTGCAG ATCCCTGCCCAGCTGGTGTGGCACCGGGCTCTTTGCCCTGGTAAGGCCTATGTGCTGACACAACTGCGAGTATCCAGGATCCGTGGTCACCATTACTGTGTTTGGATGACCAGTCCCTTCTCCCATCTGATGCTGCTGGAACCAGAATGTGTGCAAGAGCTGGAGCTGGAAGGACCCTTCTTGGAGACTGACTCCAAATCACTTCCCACATCCAGCAACTTCCAGGACAAGAAGGAACCAAAAGGTCTTATGCGGGATTCTAGACTCTTACACTATACG GGAATAGTCACTGGTGTGTTGAATGAGCCTGCTGGCCTCTATGAGTTGGATGGGCAGCTGGGCCTCTGCCTTGCATACCAGCAGTTTCACGACCTCAGGCGGGTGATGCGACCAGGGGTCTGCCTGGAG cTCCAGGATGTTCACCTCCTCCAGTCAGTGGGTGGAGGGACAACAAGACCAGTGCTAGCATCCTGCCTCCGTGGAGCTATCCTGCTTCGGGGCTTTTCTTGTCAGAAGCCTGGGACTCAGTCATCCCTCCAAACTCATGGGGCCTCCTTGTATGAGCAGTTGGTGTGGGAACGGCAGTTAGGTCTTCCTCTCTACCTGTGGGCTGTCAAGGTCCTGGAAGAGCTGGCCTGCAA GCTATGTCCCCACCTGTTGAGACACCAGCAGTTCCTGCAGCATTCTTCTCCTGGAAACCCTAGTCTGGGATTGCAACTCTTGGCTCCCACCCTGGATGCTCTAGCCCTGCCCAGCAGATCCATTCGGAATGCACACAAGGAGATCCTTGAAGAGCCACATCACTGTCCCCTACAGAAA TATGCTCAGCTGCAGACTCCCTGCTCTTTCCCAACTCTGGCCACTCTGGCAGAGGAAGGACGGCATAGGGCTTGGGCCTCCTTTGACCCAAAGGAACTTCTGCCTCTCCCAGAGGCTGCCCACCTGCCCTGCTGCCAACTTAATCACCGCCTGGCCTGGTCCTGGATCTGTCTGCCTCCTGCTGCCTTCCACCCACCCCAG GCTTTAGTTGGGGTTCTGGTGGCTTCATCTCACAAAGGTTGTTTGCAGCTTCGGGACCGAAGTGGTTCCCTCTCCTGCCTGCTCCTGGCCAAGCACTCACAACCCCTCACTGATCCTCAGCTTATAG GTTGCCTAGTACGGACAGAGAAGTTCCAGTTGGTGGTAGAGAGGGACGTCAGAAGCAACTTCCCTTCCTGGAAGGAGCTAGGCATGACTGGTTTCATCCAGAAACAGCAAGCCAG AGTCTACGCCCAGTTCTTTCTGGCAGATGCCCTGATTCTGCCTGTGCCCAGATCCTTCCAtcattcctcagcaccacctcAGACAGAGCCTACCTGCTTAGGACAGAGCCGACTATTCTTGCTGTCCCACAAAGAGGCCCTCATGAAGCGGAATTTTTGTACCTCCTTGGGAACCACTTCAGAGGTGCCCAAGCCCACCCTCAGTTTCCATGTATCAGGTTGCTGGCTTGGGGGCACCCAGAAAAAGGAGAGGATTGGATGGGGCCCGCCTGAGCCCCTCACAGTTGAGAACAAGGATCAGAAG GTTCTCCTCATCTTCCTTGGCTCTTCAGTCCGCTGGTTTGAGTTTTTGCACCCAGGGCAGGTTTACCGACTTGTGGCTCCTGGCCCTGCT ACACCAAAATTGTTCGAGGTGGAGGGGTCATCCTGTACATCTCAACGTCCTCTGGAGTTGGCTGGCTGTGTGTCCTGCCTCACTGTTCAAGATGAGTGGACCCTGGAGCTTGAGAGCGCTCAAGACTTACCTGATATGCTGGGAATACACAAAGCATTGTCTGGATCCTTGTTGACTGACTTACTTGGTGCCAA TgtatttcttttaccttccagCGTCACTGATTCCTTGGTGTCTTTCTCAGCTGAGATTTTGTCACGGACAGTGT GGAACACTGAGGTAAGAAGGTGTGTGAAGCTAACTGTAGCTATAGGGACTGCTGACTCTGAATTCCTCCCTCGCCTGGACATATATATTGAAGACCCACACTTGCCTCCCCCACTAGGACTTCTTCCAGGAGCTCGAGTTCACTTTAACCAACTGGAAAAAAGAATTTCCAG GTCTCACAATGTTTATTGTTGCTTTCGGTCATCTACTTATGTGCAGGTCCTGAGTTTTCCTCCGGAGACCACAGTCAG TGCTCCACTGCCTCACATCTACCTGGCTGAACTTCAGCAGGGTAACTGGGGCCCATTCCAAGCCACTGCATCTTGCCATGTCATTTCCGTTGTCAGCCTTCAGCTCCTGTGGGTGTGTGCACATTGTACCAGTGTCTGCCCCCAG GGAAGGTGTATTCGTCAGGGTCCCGCTTGCTCCACTCAGACTTCTATAAGCCAAGCCAGCATCAG ACTTCTGGTAGAGGATGGGACTGCTGAGGCGATGGTGACCTGTAGGAATTATCATGTGGCAGCAGCACTAGGGCTATGTCCTAATGAGTGGACCTCCCTCCTAGAGTTTATCCGAAAGCCAGGGAGAGTAGTCTTGAAATTTACAGGACCTGGAGCGCAACTAGAG TCTTCAGCCAAGATTGAGGAACCCTTGATTCTCTACCTCCACACACTTTGTACCAGCCCTTCTGTCCTCCGCCCTGTTGTGCTTTCTTTTGAGCTTGAGAGGAAACCCTCTAATATTACTCCATTAG AACCTCCTCGGCTACAGCGGTTCCAGTGTGGAGAGTTCCCTCTCCTGACTAGGGTGAATCCCAGGCTCCAACTGGCCTGTCTTTGTATCCAGGAGTCATCAGAGCACCCCAACTCTCAGGGGGCCTTCACTTCTTCATGTTAA
- the Ctc1 gene encoding CST complex subunit CTC1 isoform X3 gives MVALSMKTVLKVPEEQAWLEAAQTFIQESLCPTDKEPNVQFTQSVIDCVKTVWLSQGKYQGFTLPLSYSFVSVQNLRTHQRLPCCSHLSWSSSAYQTWAQKARPNGVPLPRERLLLVGTLTDLSGDLEQGSRNGSLYVKDNTGMLSCELIDLDLSWLGHLFLFPSWSYLPPARWNSSGEGHLELWEAPVPVFPLTVSPGPLTPLPVLYPEIASRLLRHRSKFRVEQHNLAGKLIQLSALVKSKKKAYFILSLGELSPTVSQAISHVSIIVQIPAQLVWHRALCPGKAYVLTQLRVSRIRGHHYCVWMTSPFSHLMLLEPECVQELELEGPFLETDSKSLPTSSNFQDKKEPKGLMRDSRLLHYTGIVTGVLNEPAGLYELDGQLGLCLAYQQFHDLRRVMRPGVCLELQDVHLLQSVGGGTTRPVLASCLRGAILLRGFSCQKPGTQSSLQTHGASLYEQLVWERQLGLPLYLWAVKVLEELACKLCPHLLRHQQFLQHSSPGNPSLGLQLLAPTLDALALPSRSIRNAHKEILEEPHHCPLQKYAQLQTPCSFPTLATLAEEGRHRAWASFDPKELLPLPEAAHLPCCQLNHRLAWSWICLPPAAFHPPQALVGVLVASSHKGCLQLRDRSGSLSCLLLAKHSQPLTDPQLIGCLVRTEKFQLVVERDVRSNFPSWKELGMTGFIQKQQARVYAQFFLADALILPVPRSFHHSSAPPQTEPTCLGQSRLFLLSHKEALMKRNFCTSLGTTSEVPKPTLSFHVSGCWLGGTQKKERIGWGPPEPLTVENKDQKVLLIFLGSSVRWFEFLHPGQVYRLVAPGPATPKLFEVEGSSCTSQRPLELAGCVSCLTVQDEWTLELESAQDLPDMLGIHKALSGSLLTDLLGANVTDSLVSFSAEILSRTVCESLKPVCQMKPGNTEVRRCVKLTVAIGTADSEFLPRLDIYIEDPHLPPPLGLLPGARVHFNQLEKRISRSHNVYCCFRSSTYVQVLSFPPETTVSAPLPHIYLAELQQGNWGPFQATASCHVISVVSLQLLWVCAHCTSVCPQGRCIRQGPACSTQTSISQASIRLLVEDGTAEAMVTCRNYHVAAALGLCPNEWTSLLEFIRKPGRVVLKFTGPGAQLESSAKIEEPLILYLHTLCTSPSVLRPVVLSFELERKPSNITPLEPPRLQRFQCGEFPLLTRVNPRLQLACLCIQESSEHPNSQGAFTSSC, from the exons ATGGTGGCCCTGTCGATGAAAACAGTGTTGAAGGTTCCAGAg GAGCAAGCCTGGCTTGAAGCTGCCCAGACCTTCATCCAAGAGAGCCTTTGTCCAACTGACAAGGAACCTAATGTCCAATTCACTCAGTCAGTGATTGATTGTGTGAAGACTGTCTGGTTGTCCCAGGGGAAGTACCAAGGTTTTACACTGCCCCTCAGCTACAG CTTTGTCTCAGTACAGAACCTCAGGACCCACCAACGTCTCCCATGCTGCAGCCATCTGTCCTGGAGCAGCAGTGCATACCAGACATGGGCCCAAAAGGCTAGGCCAAATGGGGTCCCTCTTCCCCGGGAGCGACTGTTACTTGTAGGAACACTAACAGACCTATCAGGTGACTTGGAACAAGGGAGCAGGAATGGAAGCCTCTATGTGAAAGATAACACTGGTATGCTGAGCTGTGAG CTCATAGACTTGGACCTTTCTTGGTTGGGCCATCTCTTCCTGTTCCCCAGTTGGAGTTATCTCCCTCCTGCCAGGTGGAATTCCTCAGGGGAAGGGCACTTGGAGCTCTGGGAAGCCCCTGTACCAGTATTTCCTTTGACTGTCAGTCCTGGCCCTCTCACACCTCTCCCTGTCTTGTACCCAGAGATTGCATCCCGCCTGCTCAGACATAG AAGCAAGTTCAGAGTTGAGCAGCACAATCTGGCCGGGAAGCTGATTCAATTGAGTGCTCTggtgaaaagtaaaaagaaagcatACTTTATCCTCTCTCTTGGTGAATTATCCCCAACTGTCAGCCAAGCCATCAGCCATGTGTCCATCATTGTGCAG ATCCCTGCCCAGCTGGTGTGGCACCGGGCTCTTTGCCCTGGTAAGGCCTATGTGCTGACACAACTGCGAGTATCCAGGATCCGTGGTCACCATTACTGTGTTTGGATGACCAGTCCCTTCTCCCATCTGATGCTGCTGGAACCAGAATGTGTGCAAGAGCTGGAGCTGGAAGGACCCTTCTTGGAGACTGACTCCAAATCACTTCCCACATCCAGCAACTTCCAGGACAAGAAGGAACCAAAAGGTCTTATGCGGGATTCTAGACTCTTACACTATACG GGAATAGTCACTGGTGTGTTGAATGAGCCTGCTGGCCTCTATGAGTTGGATGGGCAGCTGGGCCTCTGCCTTGCATACCAGCAGTTTCACGACCTCAGGCGGGTGATGCGACCAGGGGTCTGCCTGGAG cTCCAGGATGTTCACCTCCTCCAGTCAGTGGGTGGAGGGACAACAAGACCAGTGCTAGCATCCTGCCTCCGTGGAGCTATCCTGCTTCGGGGCTTTTCTTGTCAGAAGCCTGGGACTCAGTCATCCCTCCAAACTCATGGGGCCTCCTTGTATGAGCAGTTGGTGTGGGAACGGCAGTTAGGTCTTCCTCTCTACCTGTGGGCTGTCAAGGTCCTGGAAGAGCTGGCCTGCAA GCTATGTCCCCACCTGTTGAGACACCAGCAGTTCCTGCAGCATTCTTCTCCTGGAAACCCTAGTCTGGGATTGCAACTCTTGGCTCCCACCCTGGATGCTCTAGCCCTGCCCAGCAGATCCATTCGGAATGCACACAAGGAGATCCTTGAAGAGCCACATCACTGTCCCCTACAGAAA TATGCTCAGCTGCAGACTCCCTGCTCTTTCCCAACTCTGGCCACTCTGGCAGAGGAAGGACGGCATAGGGCTTGGGCCTCCTTTGACCCAAAGGAACTTCTGCCTCTCCCAGAGGCTGCCCACCTGCCCTGCTGCCAACTTAATCACCGCCTGGCCTGGTCCTGGATCTGTCTGCCTCCTGCTGCCTTCCACCCACCCCAG GCTTTAGTTGGGGTTCTGGTGGCTTCATCTCACAAAGGTTGTTTGCAGCTTCGGGACCGAAGTGGTTCCCTCTCCTGCCTGCTCCTGGCCAAGCACTCACAACCCCTCACTGATCCTCAGCTTATAG GTTGCCTAGTACGGACAGAGAAGTTCCAGTTGGTGGTAGAGAGGGACGTCAGAAGCAACTTCCCTTCCTGGAAGGAGCTAGGCATGACTGGTTTCATCCAGAAACAGCAAGCCAG AGTCTACGCCCAGTTCTTTCTGGCAGATGCCCTGATTCTGCCTGTGCCCAGATCCTTCCAtcattcctcagcaccacctcAGACAGAGCCTACCTGCTTAGGACAGAGCCGACTATTCTTGCTGTCCCACAAAGAGGCCCTCATGAAGCGGAATTTTTGTACCTCCTTGGGAACCACTTCAGAGGTGCCCAAGCCCACCCTCAGTTTCCATGTATCAGGTTGCTGGCTTGGGGGCACCCAGAAAAAGGAGAGGATTGGATGGGGCCCGCCTGAGCCCCTCACAGTTGAGAACAAGGATCAGAAG GTTCTCCTCATCTTCCTTGGCTCTTCAGTCCGCTGGTTTGAGTTTTTGCACCCAGGGCAGGTTTACCGACTTGTGGCTCCTGGCCCTGCT ACACCAAAATTGTTCGAGGTGGAGGGGTCATCCTGTACATCTCAACGTCCTCTGGAGTTGGCTGGCTGTGTGTCCTGCCTCACTGTTCAAGATGAGTGGACCCTGGAGCTTGAGAGCGCTCAAGACTTACCTGATATGCTGGGAATACACAAAGCATTGTCTGGATCCTTGTTGACTGACTTACTTGGTGCCAA CGTCACTGATTCCTTGGTGTCTTTCTCAGCTGAGATTTTGTCACGGACAGTGTGTGAGTCACTTAAGCCCGTTTGTCAGATGAAGCCTG GGAACACTGAGGTAAGAAGGTGTGTGAAGCTAACTGTAGCTATAGGGACTGCTGACTCTGAATTCCTCCCTCGCCTGGACATATATATTGAAGACCCACACTTGCCTCCCCCACTAGGACTTCTTCCAGGAGCTCGAGTTCACTTTAACCAACTGGAAAAAAGAATTTCCAG GTCTCACAATGTTTATTGTTGCTTTCGGTCATCTACTTATGTGCAGGTCCTGAGTTTTCCTCCGGAGACCACAGTCAG TGCTCCACTGCCTCACATCTACCTGGCTGAACTTCAGCAGGGTAACTGGGGCCCATTCCAAGCCACTGCATCTTGCCATGTCATTTCCGTTGTCAGCCTTCAGCTCCTGTGGGTGTGTGCACATTGTACCAGTGTCTGCCCCCAG GGAAGGTGTATTCGTCAGGGTCCCGCTTGCTCCACTCAGACTTCTATAAGCCAAGCCAGCATCAG ACTTCTGGTAGAGGATGGGACTGCTGAGGCGATGGTGACCTGTAGGAATTATCATGTGGCAGCAGCACTAGGGCTATGTCCTAATGAGTGGACCTCCCTCCTAGAGTTTATCCGAAAGCCAGGGAGAGTAGTCTTGAAATTTACAGGACCTGGAGCGCAACTAGAG TCTTCAGCCAAGATTGAGGAACCCTTGATTCTCTACCTCCACACACTTTGTACCAGCCCTTCTGTCCTCCGCCCTGTTGTGCTTTCTTTTGAGCTTGAGAGGAAACCCTCTAATATTACTCCATTAG AACCTCCTCGGCTACAGCGGTTCCAGTGTGGAGAGTTCCCTCTCCTGACTAGGGTGAATCCCAGGCTCCAACTGGCCTGTCTTTGTATCCAGGAGTCATCAGAGCACCCCAACTCTCAGGGGGCCTTCACTTCTTCATGTTAA